GGTAAGTCTATTACTGGCCTTTATGCCGCTGGTGAAGTGTGTGGTGGTATTCATGGTGTTAGTCGTCTAGGGAGTTGTTCTATTCCAGAATGTATGGTGATGGGTATGACTGCAGCTAGAAGTCTCATGAAAGTTTAATTAGACCAGTGAACAAGAGGAATCATTAATGAAAAACTTTAATATTATACTTGGGCTGGTACTACTTGGATTAACCAGTTTATCGGTACAGTCAGCAGAGATCCGTGACTATCATAAAGAGGTTATCGGTAAAGACTGTAAAACCTGTCATGACAATGGCATCAAGCAGTTTCCATCTGATCAATCCTGTTTGCAGTGTCATGATGTTGATGACTTAGCAAAGAAAACCGCCCGAAGTGAAGAAGACAAGTGGCAGAACCCACACAATAACCTTCACTATGGCAAAGATGTACCTTGCCAAGAGTGTCATGGCGAACATACACCTAAAAAACCATTATGCAGTAACTGTCATACGTTTAAGTTTGATAAGCATAAAGGCTAAACTAATTTAAATTTATATTAGTTCAATAAGCCACATATTAAGTATTTAATGTGGCTTTTATATTTTTATAATTAGTATTCTATTAATTTTTATATATTTAGCGTTTTATTAATTTAGACTTTTAATAATTAGGTTTTGTTTAACGAGTTTGTGTTGTTAATGACTTAAGTTAATGTGTGGCATTAACTTTGGTTTTGGTAAATATATTTGTTGTAAATAGGTTGAATGTAAGTTTTTGGAATTAATTCCATGGTTAATATCTTGCTGACGTTAATAATAAAGCAAGAGAGATGTGATGAAGTATAATACGCTATTAATCATGATGATGTTGTCTAGCTCAGCTATGGCAAGTGAGTTACCTAGCTTTTTAGATTCTAATGATATTAACAATGCAGAGTTTGCCTGTTTAGGAGAGGAACCTCAGTACGATAAAAATGATCAAAAATATGTCGATATTTTATGGAATGAAACCCTGCAATACTTACAATCTTACGCGGTAGCATTAACCAATAGTGAAAACGGCCCTTGCTTAAATTCAGATCAAGCAATGTACGATTCTACTGAAGGTGGTAAGAAAATGTGCATTATGGATCGCACAGACATGAAGCTATTAGTTAAAAACATTTATCAAGTTATCAATAATCCAGACAAAGCTAAAAAGTGTTTTGGTGCACGCCAAGACGTCGATTGGATATACAGCCCTGGTGGCCAATTAGCCCAAAACTCCCCCGTAGCGAAATGGCTTAAACGCACAACATTTGAGACCTTTTTTGATACTAAAGTGACTAATAAAGAAGTCCGTAAACTTGGTAAACAGTTTACTAAAAACTTTACCAAAATGGTGACGGGTGATGAAGTGAAGATGCCCTCAGCGTTCCCAACA
The Shewanella vesiculosa DNA segment above includes these coding regions:
- a CDS encoding cytochrome c3 family protein, whose amino-acid sequence is MKNFNIILGLVLLGLTSLSVQSAEIRDYHKEVIGKDCKTCHDNGIKQFPSDQSCLQCHDVDDLAKKTARSEEDKWQNPHNNLHYGKDVPCQECHGEHTPKKPLCSNCHTFKFDKHKG